Proteins encoded together in one Ogataea parapolymorpha DL-1 chromosome III, whole genome shotgun sequence window:
- a CDS encoding X-Pro aminopeptidase: protein MSQTMNPKPSMFSLISNNGTPGATTMKQVSGQGRFGTSNRPCSNCTCSPGLLSRQGRRSSVYLKRININRTNSLKASQSGGSSPGLSPRRRTGDSLYTIDSKCSTKEINTSLRLEKLRVEMKLHDIAIYVIPSADAHQSEYTSPPDQRRAFISGFGGSSGVAVVTRDVTCMNETPEGLSALATDGRYFIQAANELDFNWQLLKQGLPGEPSWEEWTVEHAVQMARDSGETIKIGVDPTLFTYSEIKTLESLVSQKNTDKVKIVPVRENLIDKIWSLFEEMPLRQFNEIVPLGLEYTGESTQSKMERLQLYFNKYGSSTLILSALDQIAWLLNLRGKDIDFNPLFYSYLIIEKDKLTLYSNSSSVSSDTLKTYLESINCQIKNYEDIWSDIRKLASELNSQGAKILLTKEASWKMVNCIIAKNFLEIDSPIAEMKEVKNEVELKNQKNAQMKDGMALIKYFAWLEDQLINKDEFVSEYEGGMKLLEFRSQLDNFKGPSFETISSTGSNAAIIHYTPKRETSTIINPNKIYLCDSGAQFLDGTTDTTRTLHFKSPSEEEIKNYTLVLKGHIALAKLVFPQGYTGYQVDSIARQFLWQHGLDYEHGTGHGVDSYGPVHSMGVGIGYRPQYNSTPLTPGHLISNEPGYYKPGEYGIRIENMFFVKKSNKTSLDGKQFLEFETVTTVPYCRRLIDVKMLSPEEKQYINNYHQKIWQLYESRLPKKSLEYNWLKKECKPL from the coding sequence ATGTCACAGACTATGAACCCCAAGCCATCGATGTTCTCCCTTATTTCAAATAATGGAACGCCGGGCGCAACTACAATGAAGCAAGTGTCTGGGCAGGGGCGCTTCGGTACCTCAAATAGACCTTGCTCAAATTGCACTTGTTCTCCGGGTCTTTTGAGCCGTCAAGGGAGACGCTCATCTGTTTACCTCAAGCGTATCAACATCAACCGCACTAATAGTTTAAAGGCAAGCCAGAGTGGAGGCTCCTCTCCAGGTTTGTCTCCAAGAAGGCGCACGGGAGATTCTCTTTATACAATCGACTCAAAGTGTTCTACCAAGGAAATAAATACCTCTTTGAGACTCGAGAAACTGAGGGTGGAGATGAAACTGCACGACATTGCCATTTATGTCATTCCTTCGGCAGACGCCCATCAATCAGAGTACACTTCCCCACCTgaccaaagaagagctttCATCAGTGGGTTTGGAGGTTCTTCAGGTGTGGCGGTTGTTACTAGGGATGTCACATGCATGAATGAAACCCCAGAGGGGCTTTCTGCTTTAGCAACAGATGGACGCTATTTCATTCAAGCTGCCAACGAACTAGATTTCAACTGGCAACTGTTGAAACAAGGACTTCCAGGAGAGCCTAGTTGGGAGGAATGGACAGTTGAACATGCTGTCCAAATGGCTCGTGATTCAGGTGAGACAATTAAAATTGGCGTTGACCCTACACTGTTCACTTATTCAGAAATCAAGACTCTTGAATCGTTAGTGTCgcagaaaaacacagatAAGGTCAAGATAGTTCCTGTGCGCGAAAACTTGATCGATAAAATCTGGTCACTATTTGAGGAAATGCCGCTAAGACAATTCAACGAGATTGTTCCATTGGGACTTGAATACACCGGAGAGAGTACCCAGTCGAAGATGGAAAGATTGCAGTTGTATTTCAACAAATATGGCTCTTCCACCCTAATTTTATCTGCACTGGACCAAATTGCGTGGCTGCTGAACTTGAGAGGAAAGGACATTGATTTCAATCCACTATTCTACAGTTACCTGATTATTGAAAAGGACAAGCTCACGTTGTACTCGAACAGTTCGTCTGTCAGTTCTGACACGCTGAAAACTTATTTGGAATCTATCAACTGTCAAATCAAAAATTACGAAGATATATGGTCGGACATCAGAAAGCTTGCCTCTGAGCTCAATTCTCAAGGAGCCAAAATTTTGCTTACCAAAGAGGCttcctggaaaatggtgaaCTGCATTATTGCTAAGAATTTCCTAGAAATTGACTCTCCAATCGCTGAAATGAAGGAAGTGAAGAACGAagtcgagctcaaaaacCAAAAGAATGCACAAATGAAAGATGGCATGGCACTGATCAAATATTTCGCTTGGCTAGAAGATCAGCTCATCAATAAGGACGAATTTGTGTCCGAATATGAGGGAGGAATGAAGCTGCTTGAATTTAGATCTCAGTTGGACAATTTCAAGGGACCATCATTTGAGACTATTTCATCTACAGGGTCCAACGCTGCCATCATTCACTATACaccaaaaagagaaaccAGCACCATAATAAACCCAAACAAAATATATCTATGTGACTCGGGAGCCCAGTTTTTGGATGGAACTACCGACACAACGCGTACTCTCCACTTCAAAAGCCCTTCTgaggaggaaatcaagaacTATACTTTGGTTTTGAAAGGCCACATAGCACTGGCCAAGTTGGTTTTCCCCCAAGGCTATACTGGCTACCAGGTTGACAGCATTGCAAGACAGTTTTTGTGGCAACACGGCTTGGATTATGAACACGGAACAGGCCATGGAGTTGATTCTTATGGACCTGTGCATTCGATGGGCGTTGGCATTGGCTACAGGCCACAATATAACTCCACACCTTTGACTCCTGGTCACCTTATATCCAATGAACCTGGCTACTACAAACCTGGAGAGTACGGTATTCGCATCGAGAACATGTTCTTTGTTaagaagagcaacaaaACATCTCTTGACGGTAaacaatttttggagtttgaaACGGTGACTACCGTTCCGTACTGCCGGAGACTAATTGACGTCAAAATGCTTTCGCCAGAGGAAAAGCAGTACATTAACAATTATCATCAGAAGATCTGGCAACTTTACGAATCCAGACTACCGAAGAAGAGCCTCGAGTACAACTGGCTTAAAAAAGAATGTAAGCCACTTTGA